One Spea bombifrons isolate aSpeBom1 chromosome 1, aSpeBom1.2.pri, whole genome shotgun sequence DNA window includes the following coding sequences:
- the LCORL gene encoding ligand-dependent nuclear receptor corepressor-like protein isoform X1: MATQCRSPRCTAERKGFRRELDSWRHRLIHCVGFESILEGLYGPGLRRDLSLFDDCEPEELVDWCADDRCSLCSLRKDTVSDCTPSADSAQSTPTGELISQGQFNAEKIECQAENYLNALFQKKDLPQNCDPNIPLVAQELMKKMIRQFAIEYVSKSRKLHQENNGTLLDPAVARNSVQLNQDLLQEEQDGPLDLTVTRIEENFQCEDGVLDLSIKKNGLEENSKMKNSKIGRLQGDREDYLERSPEFADGLLSKALKDIQLGTLDVNKAAILYGIPQKTLLLHLKALPAGKPAYLKHTAQNCNDGYLYKDATETCAVLQKVALWAKAQAEHTEKNKLSLLETSELKLPTASNYLHQLTLQRMVAQFKEKKEGVHYESSVPPVQLKIPQVRVSSLPKPQPDNSGLLDVMYQVTKTSTVLEGPSLQKLKNILPKQNKVECSGAITRSNADSYVLHGDLSPLCLNSKNGTGDVSSDNPDDDRKDKQPRKKRGRYRQYDHEIMEEAIGMVLSGKMSVSKAQGIYGVPHSTLEYKVKERSGTLKNPPKKKLRLADTELYSVVNSGTGNSRNNSTPM, from the exons GGTTTGAGAGCATCTTAGAAGGGCTGTATGGACCAGGATTACGTAGAGACCTCAGTTTATTTGATG ACTGTGAACCTGAAGAACTGGTCGATTGGTGTGCGGACGATAGATGTTCGTTATGTAGCCTTCGTAAAGATACAGTCAGT GACTGCACACCATCGGCTGATTCAGCACAGTCCACACCTACAGGGGAACTGATATCTCAGGGCCAGTTCAATGCAGAGAAAATTGAATGCCAAGCTGAAAATTACTTAAATGCACTCTTTCAAAAGAAAG ATCTTCCTCAGAACTGTGATCCTAACATTCCACTTGTAGCTCAggaactaatgaaaaaaatgatacgTCAGTTTGCGATTGAATACGTTTCGAAAAGTCGAAAGCTTCATCAGGAAAACAATGGGACGCTGCTTGACCCTGCCGTGGCACGCAACAGCGTCCAGCTCAACCAGGACCTACTTCAGGAAGAACAAGATGGGCCTTTAGACCTCACTGTCACTCGAATAGAAGAAAACTTTCAATGCG AGGATGGCGTGTTGGACCTCTCAATTAAAAAGAATGGTCTTGAAGAAAattcaaaaatgaaaaactcAAAGATAGG GAGACTGCAGGGAGACAGAGAGGACTACTTGGAGCGAAGTCCTGAATTTGCAGACGGTTTGCTTTCTAAGGCACTAAAAGATATTCAGTTGGGAACACTGGATGTTAATAAAGCAGCCATACTTTATGGCATACCTCAAAAAACCTTGCTACTTCACTTAAAAGCCTTACCGGCAGGCAAGCCTGCATATTTAAAACACACAGCTCAAAATTGTAACGATGGGTATTTGTACAAAGACGCTACTGAAACATGTGCAGTCCTGCAGAAGGTGGCCCTGTGGGCCAAGGCTCAAGCAGAGCacacagagaaaaataaactCAGTCTACTTGAAACCTCGGAACTGAAACTCCCAACAGCTTCCAATTACCTCCATCAGTTGactttacagagaatggtcgctcagttcaaagaaaaaaaggaaggtgTGCATTATGAATCATCGGTTCCTCCTGTACAGTTAAAAATTCCTCAGGTACGAGTTAGTTCTTTGCCCAAACCACAGCCAGATAATTCTGGTCTTCTGGATGTTATGTATCAAGTCACGAAAACATCTACAGTCTTGGAAGGACCATCTCTCCAGAAACTGAAAAACATACTCCCTAAGCAAAACAAGGTCGAATGTTCTGGAGCCATAACGCGCTCAAATGCCGATTCCTACGTTCTCCACGGGGACCTTTCTCCTTTGTGTCTTAATTCAAAGAACGGAACGGGTGATGTATCTTCAGACAATCCAGATGACGATCGGAAGGATAAGCAGCCAAGGAAAAAACGTGGCCGGTATAGGCAGTACGATCATGAAATAATGGAAGAGGCAATCGGCATGGTATTAAGCGGAAAAATGAGCGTTTCCAAAGCACAAGGAATATATGGAGTACCGCACAGCACTTTAGAATACAAGGTCAAAGAAAGGTCTGGAACGCTGAAAAATCCACCGAAAAAGAAGCTTCGCTTAGCGGATACCGAGTTATACAGTGTTGTGAATTCAGGGACTGGCAACTCTAGAAATAACAGCACGCCAATGTAG